In the Centroberyx gerrardi isolate f3 chromosome 9, fCenGer3.hap1.cur.20231027, whole genome shotgun sequence genome, one interval contains:
- the LOC139908841 gene encoding uncharacterized protein LOC139908841 isoform X1: MARNEEKQQGRLNRLWLQKEREEGRIKDVHERRPKLSTLNSASSVKKWIPSIKSEIEYYLQQSQLSHYPERKIAEFQLCIEALEKEYKRFITKLRVLDPSCKHKPWTPRAYSKRRADTQDSPSSVKKPWSCESHDTSGPVSGADSDLASKWTGSSKPSASERQGHLSQLETKPRTCVPTKPILGSLEPACADQDQDQDQDQPLSFDRTRLAVAVAGFRGPSAQPGASQTQSLARVLQSGLPNLYNSPLGQSFSTQSKDTAGVREDKAVMGSVIGQKGAVQEHKPGFGTTERIPGKSSNTGTMEERTGHVLGLGCYSTSDEESDT; this comes from the exons ATGGCGAGGAACGAGGAGAAACAACAAGGGAGATTGAACAGACTGTGGcttcagaaagaaagagagg AAGGACGAATTAAAGATGTGCATGAGCGCAGACCCAAACTG TCTACTCTTAATTCTGCTTCCTCTGTGAAAAAGTGGATCCCTAGCATCAAGAGTGAAATAGAGTATTACTTACAG CAGTCCCAGCTTTCTCACTATCCAGAGAGGAAGATAGCAGAGTTTCAGCTGTGCATTGAAGCTTTAGAAAAAGAGTACAAACGCTTCATCACTAAACTACGAGTTCTTGACCCCTCCTGTAAACATAAGCCATGGACTCCTCGAGCATACTCCAAAAGGAGAGCGGACACACAGGACTCTCCAAGCTCCG TTAAAAAACCATGGAGCTGTGAGTCACATGACACTAGTGGACCAGTGAGTGGAGCTGACAGCGACTTGGCCAGCAAATGGACAGGAAGTAGTAAACCCTCAGCCAGTGAGAGACAGGGACATCTCAGCCAACTGGAGACCAAGCCCAGAACCTGTGTTCCCACCAAGCCCATTTTAGGGTCTTTGGAGCCAGCCTGTgcggaccaggaccaggaccaggaccaggaccagccCCTCTCGTTTGACCGCACACGGTTGGCGGTGGCCGTTGCTGGCTTCAGAGGACCATCAGCTCAGCCAGGCGCCTCTCAGACACAGAGCCTGGCCAGGGTACTGCAGTCGGGCCTGCCAAACCTCTATAATTCTCCTCTGGGACAAAGTTTTTCCACCCAGAGTAAAGACACTGCAGGGGTTAGAGAGGACAAGGCAGTGATGGGATCTGTTATTGGACAGAAGGGCGCAGTCCAAGAACATAAGCCAGGGTTTGGAACAACAGAGAGGATACCTGGGAAATCCTCCAACACTGGGACAATGGAAGAGAGGACAGGTCATGTCCTGGGACTAGGCTGTTATTCCACTTCTGATGAGGAGTCTGACACGTGA
- the LOC139908841 gene encoding uncharacterized protein LOC139908841 isoform X2 has translation MARNEEKQQGRLNRLWLQKEREEGRIKDVHERRPKLSTLNSASSVKKWIPSIKSEIEYYLQSQLSHYPERKIAEFQLCIEALEKEYKRFITKLRVLDPSCKHKPWTPRAYSKRRADTQDSPSSVKKPWSCESHDTSGPVSGADSDLASKWTGSSKPSASERQGHLSQLETKPRTCVPTKPILGSLEPACADQDQDQDQDQPLSFDRTRLAVAVAGFRGPSAQPGASQTQSLARVLQSGLPNLYNSPLGQSFSTQSKDTAGVREDKAVMGSVIGQKGAVQEHKPGFGTTERIPGKSSNTGTMEERTGHVLGLGCYSTSDEESDT, from the exons ATGGCGAGGAACGAGGAGAAACAACAAGGGAGATTGAACAGACTGTGGcttcagaaagaaagagagg AAGGACGAATTAAAGATGTGCATGAGCGCAGACCCAAACTG TCTACTCTTAATTCTGCTTCCTCTGTGAAAAAGTGGATCCCTAGCATCAAGAGTGAAATAGAGTATTACTTACAG TCCCAGCTTTCTCACTATCCAGAGAGGAAGATAGCAGAGTTTCAGCTGTGCATTGAAGCTTTAGAAAAAGAGTACAAACGCTTCATCACTAAACTACGAGTTCTTGACCCCTCCTGTAAACATAAGCCATGGACTCCTCGAGCATACTCCAAAAGGAGAGCGGACACACAGGACTCTCCAAGCTCCG TTAAAAAACCATGGAGCTGTGAGTCACATGACACTAGTGGACCAGTGAGTGGAGCTGACAGCGACTTGGCCAGCAAATGGACAGGAAGTAGTAAACCCTCAGCCAGTGAGAGACAGGGACATCTCAGCCAACTGGAGACCAAGCCCAGAACCTGTGTTCCCACCAAGCCCATTTTAGGGTCTTTGGAGCCAGCCTGTgcggaccaggaccaggaccaggaccaggaccagccCCTCTCGTTTGACCGCACACGGTTGGCGGTGGCCGTTGCTGGCTTCAGAGGACCATCAGCTCAGCCAGGCGCCTCTCAGACACAGAGCCTGGCCAGGGTACTGCAGTCGGGCCTGCCAAACCTCTATAATTCTCCTCTGGGACAAAGTTTTTCCACCCAGAGTAAAGACACTGCAGGGGTTAGAGAGGACAAGGCAGTGATGGGATCTGTTATTGGACAGAAGGGCGCAGTCCAAGAACATAAGCCAGGGTTTGGAACAACAGAGAGGATACCTGGGAAATCCTCCAACACTGGGACAATGGAAGAGAGGACAGGTCATGTCCTGGGACTAGGCTGTTATTCCACTTCTGATGAGGAGTCTGACACGTGA
- the caiap gene encoding CARD- and ANK-domain containing inflammasome adapter protein, producing the protein MINIFKGFQNAQAASSSTNPYAIDVIRVKRRDLVYGISHTEDLLDLLVTEGVMTAAKRSVVLTIRTRAEQNSRVLDLLLARGERACRKFFHPCLMLAEPDLYQRIKAYVAGVNESIRDTRRQLIGYLLERDEEGMGKSTDGTVTQKTLFATKESKRSKAQKEDRRTVPVVTSEVRKPAQNKPENLFTIIASGGELSLLEELLKDTDTNAVNSSNETLLHVAAEHGRLSAIELLLLRGARLDLQDGEGHTALHRAASRGHTEVVTALLKAGAPIYTLDTQARTPIHLAAKNEHLDSVKALVEEETRHSKSQTQDSFLHFAAKEDNWRLAELLLQSGAAVDATNHHKQTALFYAVTENNERTVTVLLNAGAKVDHGVINEAIKLNHGSILRLLLAHARGSLGAEALGSALFSAVRNNQGGVAAALIDSGADVNMHDKQGYTPLLLSAELGHTEVFRALAVKQARLDAALPNLSSALHLAVHSGSAPIVQTLLEKGLDPNTTGPKAQTPLHLAAQHSQSVLVSLLLRAGAQVNEVALDGLTPLHIASQRGNAETVVQLLRGKADPKARDKLGKTALHWAASTQGENPVVDLLLSAGSNPNTTDKEKKTALHLAATEGNVDVVKSLLSHKAKGQAKDMDGSTPLHYAAASGRASMVTALLHSLKNKGIEERNVWRKTALHAAAERGHDSVVELLLETGAKINAVDNSRDTPLHCAARGGHQEVVRRLVGWGQAAQMGRGKRANLQATNNVGKTPLQVAESGDTPGHENIATLLKRKMFLIK; encoded by the exons atgatcAATATATTCAAGGGTTTTCAAAATGCTCAAGCAGCATCAAGCTCTACCAATCCCTATGCTATAGATGTGATCAGGGTGAAGAGGAGGGATCTGGTCTATGGGATCTCACACACTGAGGATCTACTGGATCTTCTCGTCACGGAGGGGGTCATGACAGCAGCCAAGAGGTCCGTCGTTCTGACCATCAGGACGCGAGCGGAGCAGAACTCCAGGGTGCTGGACCTCCTGCTGGCCAGAGGTGAAAGGGCTTGTCGCAAATTTTTCCATCCCTGTCTCATGCTGGCAGAACCAGACCTGTATCAGCGAATCAAGGCCTATGTGGCGGGAGTGAATGAAAGTATTCGAGACACAAGGAGACAGTTGATTGGATATTTGctggagagggatgaggagggaaTGGGTAAAAGCACTGATGGAACTGTCACTCAGAAGACTTTGTTCGCCAccaaagagagcaagagatctAAAGCTCAAAAGGAAGACAGACGCACAGTCCCAGTTGTAACATCAGAGGTGCGTAAACCAGCACAGAATAAACCAGAAAACCTTTTCACCATCATTGCTTCAGGAGGGGAGCTTTCACTCCTGGAGGAGCTGTTAAAAGATACTGACACCAACGCTGTCAATTCCTCCAATGAGACGCTGTTACATGTAGCTGCTGAGCATGGCCGCCTGTCAGCCATCGAGCTCCTGCTCCTTAGAGGGGCCAGGCTGGACCTGCAGGACGGCGAGGGCCACACAGCTCTTCACAGAGCAGCCAGCAGGGGTCACACTGAGGTAGTCACAGCCCTCCTGAAGGCCGGGGCCCCCATCTACACCCTGGATACGCAGGCCAGGACTCCCATCCACCTGGCAGCAAAGAACGAGCACCTGGATTCAGTTAAGGCCCTAGTGGAGGAGGAGACCAGGCACTCCAAGAGCCAAACACAGGACTCGTTCCTCCACTTTGCAGCCAAGGAAGACAACTGGAGGCTGGCTGAGTTGCTGCTGCAGAGTGGGGCGGCTGTTGATGCCACAAATCACCATAAACAAACAGCGTTGTTCTATGCAGTTACCGAAAACAATGAGAGAACTGTGACTGTCCTTCTAAACGCAGGGGCTAAAGTTGACCATGGTGTTATTAATGAAGCTATTAAACTTAACCATGGATCAATTCTCCGTCTGCTGCTTG CTCATGCCAGAGGATCCCTCGGTGCAGAGGCTCTGGGCTCCGCTCTCTTCTCAGCTGTTAGAAACAACCAAGGTGGGGTGGCGGCTGCTCTGATAGACAGTGGAGCTGATGTGAACATGCACGACAAACAGGGGTACACTCCCCTCCTGTTGTCCGCTGAGCTGGGGCACACAGAAGTGTTCAG agCTCTAGCAGTGAAACAAGCCAGACTAGATGCTGCTTTACCCAACCTCTCCTCAGCCTTACACCTGGCCGTCCACAGCGGCAGTGCGCCCATAGTACAGACACTGTTGGAGAAGGGATTAGATCCCAACACTACCGGACCTAAAGCCCAAACCCCTCTACACCTGGCCGCCCAACACAGCCAGTCAGTCTTAGTTAGTCTGTTGTTAAGAGCTGGGGCACAG GTAAATGAAGTCGCCCTGGACGGCCTGACTCCTCTGCATATAGCCAGTCAGCGGGGCAATGCAGAGACAGTAGTCCAGCTTCTTCGGGGCAAGGCGGACCCCAAAGCCAGGGACAAACTGGGGAAGACGGCCTTGCACTGGGCCGCCTCCACCCAGGGAGAAAACCCTGTGGTGGACTTGCTGCTCTCAGCCGGGTCCAACCCTAACACCACtgacaaagagaagaaaactGCTCTCCACCTGGCTGCTACGGAGGGAAATGTGGACGTTGTGAAATCACTGTTGTCCCACAAGGCCAAGGGACAGGCTAAAGACATGGATGGCTCCACGCCGCTCCATTATGCAGCAGCTAGCGGGCGTGCTAGCATGGTTACAGCTCTGCTACATTCACTCAAGAACAAGGggatagaggagagaaatgTGTGGAGGAAAACCGCTCTGCATGCTGCGGCTGAGAGGGGGCATGACAGCGTGGTGGAGCTGCTCCTGGAAACTGGGGCAAAGATCAACGCAGTAGATAACAGTAGAGACACCCCGCTGCACTGTGCTGCCCGGGGGGGACACCAGGAAGTGGTGAGGAGGCTTGTGGGCTGGGGCCAGGCCGCGCAGATGGGACGGGGGAAGAGAGCGAACCTGCAGGCCACAAATAACGTGGGGAAGACTCCGCTGCAGGTGGCAGAGAGCGGAGACACACCGGGACACGAGAACATTGCAACCTTACTCAAGAGAAAGATGTTTCTCATCAAGTAG
- the jun gene encoding transcription factor Jun, with protein METTFYDDSINAFSQHDNAGYGYNPKTLKHNMTLNLADPTGTLKPHLRAKASDILTSPDVGLLKLASPELERLIIQSSNGLITTTPTPTQFLCPKNVTDEQEGFAEGFVRALAELHHQHMPAVASVSVTSAPQTSVNTALPPVSSVAGATVYNNNATMRSDSPVYEDLNTFNPAISTVSAPSYTTSAPTMSFSAAPPQLPIYGQPSGPLPRLSSLKEEPQTVPEMPGETPPLSPIDMESQERIKAERKRMRNRIAASKCRKRKLERISRLEDKVKTLKSQNSELASTANMLREQVAQLKQKVMNHVNSGCQLMLTQQLQTF; from the coding sequence ATGGAAACTACTTTTTATGACGACTCTATCAACGCTTTCTCTCAGCATGACAACGCGGGCTACGGATACAACcccaaaacactgaaacacaacatGACACTGAACCTCGCAGACCCGACCGGGACGCTCAAGCCTCATCTCCGGGCGAAAGCCAGCGACATCCTGACCTCTCCGGACGTGGGGCTGCTGAAGCTGGCCTCTCCGGAGCTGGAGCGGCTCATCATCCAGTCCAGCAACGGTCTCATCACCACCACGCCGACCCCGACCCAGTTCCTCTGCCCGAAGAATGTCACCGACGAGCAGGAGGGCTTCGCGGAGGGGTTCGTGCGCGCCTTGGCGGAGCTCCATCACCAGCACATGCCCGCCGTGGCCAGTGTGAGTGTAACTTCAGCTCCCCAGACCAGTGTCAACACCGCCCTGCCACCTGTTTCATCCGTCGCCGGTGCCACCGTTTATAACAACAACGCCACCATGCGCTCTGATTCGCCGGTGTACGAGGACTTGAACACTTTCAACCCGGCCATCAGCACTGTCTCGGCGCCGAGTTACACAACCTCAGCCCCGACTATGTCCTTCTCCGCTGCCCCGCCACAGCTGCCCATCTACGGGCAGCCCTCCGGCCCCCTGCCCCGCCTCTCGTCTCTCAAGGAAGAGCCCCAGACCGTCCCCGAGATGCCGGGGGAGACCCCTCCTCTGTCCCCGATCGACATGGAGAGCCAGGAGCGCATCAAGGCTGAGAGGAAGCGCATGAGAAACCGCATCGCCGCTTCCAAGTGCCGGAAGAGGAAGCTGGAGCGGATCTCTAGGCTCGAGGACAAAGTGAAGACCCTCAAGTCCCAGAACTCTGAGCTCGCGTCCACCGCCAACATGCTGCGCGAGCAGGTGGCCCAGCTGAAGCAGAAGGTGATGAACCACGTCAACAGCGGGTGCCAGCTTATGCTAACGCAGCAGCTCCAGACCTTCTGA